The Anaerosoma tenue genome has a window encoding:
- the recN gene encoding DNA repair protein RecN: protein MLAELHVRDLALIEDVWLELGPGLTVLSGETGAGKTVLVSALKLLLGERADSAMVRQGAAEAVVEGRFVIDGRDIVARRRISAEGRSRCSIDGEMATVAMLADTLGPMVDLHGQHEHQALLSPARHAGYLDRYIGEEAAEALARYREARRTAREAVARLDELRGALADREQRADYLRFVIGDIDAVEPQTGEDEELTALLPRLRYGERLAEASYAAWQALKEERGASDGLSAALAALGGVRGLDPALDGFAETVSRLDIELQELAAQVLEYAESIDHDAEALDAAEARLHRIEGLTRKYGGTVAAVIAMRESASEELDVLEAGEAGLADAERHAEEAAAVLCEAAESLRAVRDAATAPFVARLGEAASDLALAHAQFGVERTALPFESWTSDGPERVEFLFTSAAGEQLRPLAKIASGGEVSRVMLALKGVLGEADAVPVLVFDEVDAGIGGATAHAVGERLARLARSHQVLVVTHLAQVAACADVQMVVEKQEHDGRTVTTVRSVTGDERVAEVARMLSGGTSEAGIAHARELLSAQVADMVRG from the coding sequence GTGCTGGCAGAGCTGCATGTGCGGGATCTCGCACTGATAGAGGACGTGTGGCTGGAGCTCGGCCCCGGCCTCACGGTGCTATCGGGGGAGACCGGCGCAGGCAAGACCGTGCTCGTGTCCGCGCTGAAGCTGCTTCTGGGCGAACGCGCCGATTCGGCGATGGTGCGGCAAGGAGCTGCCGAGGCGGTGGTGGAGGGGCGGTTCGTGATCGACGGTCGTGACATCGTCGCTCGTCGCCGCATCAGCGCCGAGGGGCGGTCGCGCTGCTCCATAGACGGCGAGATGGCAACGGTGGCGATGCTCGCGGACACACTCGGCCCGATGGTGGATCTCCACGGCCAGCACGAGCACCAGGCGTTGCTGTCGCCGGCCCGTCACGCCGGCTATCTCGATCGCTACATCGGCGAGGAGGCCGCGGAGGCGCTCGCGCGATATCGGGAAGCCCGGCGGACGGCCAGGGAGGCGGTCGCGCGTCTGGATGAGCTTCGTGGGGCGCTCGCCGACCGGGAGCAGCGGGCCGATTACCTCCGCTTCGTCATCGGGGACATCGATGCCGTTGAGCCGCAGACGGGTGAAGACGAGGAGTTGACGGCGCTGCTGCCTCGGCTCAGGTATGGTGAGCGGCTGGCGGAGGCGTCATACGCGGCATGGCAGGCGCTGAAAGAGGAGCGGGGCGCCTCGGACGGCCTCTCGGCCGCGCTCGCGGCGCTTGGCGGTGTCCGAGGCCTGGATCCCGCGCTCGACGGCTTCGCGGAGACGGTCTCCCGACTGGACATCGAGCTGCAGGAGCTCGCGGCACAGGTCCTTGAGTATGCGGAGAGCATCGACCACGATGCGGAAGCTCTGGATGCCGCTGAAGCGAGGCTGCACCGCATAGAGGGGCTCACCCGCAAGTACGGTGGGACCGTGGCGGCCGTGATCGCCATGCGGGAGAGCGCCTCGGAGGAACTCGACGTCCTCGAGGCGGGTGAGGCGGGGTTGGCGGATGCCGAGCGGCATGCTGAGGAAGCGGCGGCCGTCCTGTGTGAGGCCGCGGAGTCCCTTCGCGCCGTCCGTGATGCCGCCACCGCGCCGTTCGTGGCACGGCTGGGCGAAGCCGCTTCCGATCTGGCGCTCGCGCATGCGCAGTTCGGCGTCGAGCGGACGGCGTTGCCGTTCGAGTCATGGACGTCGGACGGCCCCGAGCGGGTGGAGTTCCTGTTCACGTCCGCTGCCGGAGAACAGCTCCGGCCGCTTGCCAAGATCGCGTCGGGCGGAGAGGTCTCGCGGGTGATGCTCGCCCTCAAGGGCGTGCTGGGGGAGGCCGACGCGGTGCCGGTCCTGGTGTTCGACGAGGTGGACGCCGGGATAGGCGGCGCCACTGCACACGCGGTCGGGGAGCGGCTGGCGAGACTCGCCCGGAGCCACCAAGTGCTCGTGGTGACGCATCTTGCCCAGGTAGCCGCGTGTGCCGACGTCCAGATGGTCGTGGAGAAGCAGGAGCACGATGGCCGTACGGTGACCACCGTCCGGAGCGTCACCGGCGATGAGCGCGTTGCCGAGGTGGCCCGAATGCTCTCGGGCGGCACCTCTGAGGCGGGTATCGCACACGCGCGCGAGCTGCTCTCCGCGCAGGTCGCTGACATGGTGAGAGGGTAG
- a CDS encoding NAD(+)/NADH kinase, with product MRVLLVPNPMNPRSIDASRGVVEYLRSGGYEPVMIAEDVDLSGVDAIPVARADIGTPELAVALGGDGTILKAVHILGQLDVPILGVNLGRLGFLSGARGEDVLEAVSSALAGDVSIERRQTIEATVMAGGREAGSYRALNEVFVGRGATSRSIELEVDVNGSVIGRYLCDGVIAATPTGSTAYALSAGGPAVAPGVRGIVTVPVAPHTVAARPVVSAPGDVLTLRCPTLARADACVSVDGDQVPCRTTLDSVRIRVSDQDVRLVRANGRGFYSSLGTTFFGV from the coding sequence GTGCGTGTACTGCTCGTTCCAAACCCGATGAACCCTCGCTCCATCGATGCGTCCCGCGGAGTGGTGGAGTACCTGCGGTCCGGAGGTTACGAGCCGGTGATGATCGCCGAGGACGTCGACCTCAGCGGTGTGGATGCCATCCCCGTGGCACGCGCTGACATCGGGACACCTGAGCTCGCAGTCGCCCTCGGAGGAGACGGCACCATCCTGAAGGCGGTCCACATCCTTGGGCAGCTCGACGTGCCGATCCTCGGCGTGAATCTGGGCCGCCTTGGATTCCTCTCCGGCGCGCGTGGCGAGGACGTGCTCGAGGCCGTCTCATCGGCGCTCGCGGGCGACGTCTCGATCGAGCGGAGGCAGACGATCGAGGCCACCGTCATGGCGGGTGGGCGTGAGGCGGGATCGTATCGGGCGCTGAACGAGGTGTTCGTCGGCCGAGGGGCGACATCGCGGTCGATCGAGCTCGAGGTCGATGTGAACGGCTCCGTCATCGGACGATATCTGTGCGACGGGGTCATCGCCGCAACCCCCACTGGTTCCACCGCGTACGCGCTCTCGGCCGGTGGACCCGCTGTGGCGCCGGGGGTACGCGGCATCGTGACCGTTCCCGTCGCGCCCCATACCGTTGCGGCGCGGCCGGTGGTCTCCGCGCCTGGCGACGTTCTCACGCTCCGGTGCCCCACGCTCGCGCGGGCTGATGCATGTGTCTCCGTGGACGGCGACCAGGTCCCATGCCGTACGACGCTCGACAGCGTGCGGATACGCGTGAGCGATCAGGACGTGCGCCTCGTCCGCGCCAACGGGCGCGGGTTCTACTCGTCCCTCGGTACGACCTTCTTTGGAGTCTGA
- a CDS encoding TlyA family RNA methyltransferase — MTARRLDVELVSRGLARSREQARGVILAGDVSVDGVTVSKAGAPVEPDAEILVVERPQYVSRGGHKLAGALDSFGVDPSGVCAVDVGASTGGFTDCLLQRGARSVTAVDVGYGQLAWSLRNDPRVHVLERTNIRTADPERLGGPYDMAVIDVSFIGLCKVLPAVRTILADDAVCLALVKPQFEAGKGRIGKKGVVRDPAVHRDVLGSVLATAEQDGWAVCGLGWSPITGPEGNIEFWVCLRPEGEPVKVDVDAIVEAAHAALGG; from the coding sequence ATGACGGCGCGCAGGCTCGACGTCGAGCTCGTTAGCAGGGGTCTTGCGCGATCGCGAGAGCAGGCCCGGGGTGTCATCCTCGCCGGTGATGTGAGCGTCGACGGCGTGACGGTGTCAAAGGCTGGTGCGCCCGTGGAGCCTGACGCTGAGATCCTCGTGGTCGAGCGGCCCCAGTACGTATCGCGCGGCGGCCACAAGCTGGCGGGGGCGCTTGACTCCTTCGGCGTCGACCCTTCAGGCGTGTGCGCCGTCGACGTGGGAGCCTCCACAGGCGGCTTCACCGATTGTCTGCTGCAGCGGGGCGCACGCTCCGTGACGGCCGTTGACGTCGGCTACGGGCAACTCGCCTGGTCGCTCCGCAACGATCCTCGTGTCCACGTGCTGGAACGCACGAACATCCGCACTGCCGATCCGGAGCGGCTCGGAGGACCGTACGACATGGCGGTCATAGACGTGTCGTTCATCGGCTTGTGCAAGGTCCTGCCGGCGGTGCGTACGATCCTGGCCGATGACGCCGTCTGTCTCGCTCTGGTTAAGCCTCAGTTCGAAGCCGGTAAAGGACGTATCGGTAAGAAAGGTGTGGTGCGCGATCCAGCGGTCCATCGTGATGTTCTCGGCTCGGTGCTGGCCACTGCGGAGCAGGACGGGTGGGCAGTGTGCGGCCTTGGCTGGTCGCCCATCACGGGCCCGGAAGGTAATATCGAGTTCTGGGTGTGTCTCAGACCGGAAGGCGAGCCGGTCAAGGTGGATGTCGATGCGATCGTAGAGGCGGCGCATGCCGCATTGGGAGGCTAG
- the dxs gene encoding 1-deoxy-D-xylulose-5-phosphate synthase, whose product MSQTPILDSINEPAALKALSSEELTQLAAEIRATLIATVSETGGHLAPNLGVVELTLGLHRALDCPADSVIWDVGHQAYVHKLITGRREGFGTLRTYGGVCGFPKRTESPYDVHDTGHASTSISVALGLAAARDLNGTDETIVAVIGDGSLTGGMAFEALDHAGHLGSRLIVLLNDNEMSIAPNVGALSSYLARVRLDRRYRRLRDDVESALARTRVGAAMVAAGEAAKESVKQLIVPGMLFEELGIQYVGPIDGHDIAQVQNAITWAKSADGPVLVHAVTRKGMGYTHAEDRPDEFHGVSPFSVETGRANGGGPKPLSYTQVFGDAIVTEAERDQRIVAITAAMPAGTGLTAFAERFPDRFFDVGIAEQHAVGLAAGLAHGGQIPVVAIYSTFIQRAYDQVIMDAALQGLHVVFCLDRAGLVGEDGPTHHGVFDLTFLRAVPGLAVMAPSNEAELADMLHTALAMDGPVAIRYPRGAGRGVALPAERRMLTPGVSETVRQGEDVALLAIGRMVETAERAAESLAAHGVTAEVVDMRWVKPLDRDAVRRAADRPLIVTLEENTGEGGFGGAVMETLAEEAITVPVMKIAIPDCFVTHGKTSILLEEVGLTPESVTDAILRRLAALREAEGAILDDGAQARRRAR is encoded by the coding sequence GTGTCACAGACGCCCATTCTTGATTCCATAAACGAACCGGCCGCTCTGAAGGCGCTCAGCAGCGAGGAGCTCACGCAGCTGGCTGCCGAGATCCGGGCGACTCTCATCGCTACCGTCTCTGAGACGGGCGGTCATCTCGCGCCGAACCTTGGTGTCGTGGAGCTCACGCTGGGCCTTCACCGGGCGCTCGACTGCCCCGCTGACAGCGTGATCTGGGATGTAGGCCACCAGGCGTACGTCCACAAGCTCATCACTGGGCGCAGGGAGGGATTCGGAACGCTGCGCACGTACGGCGGCGTCTGCGGGTTCCCGAAGCGCACCGAGAGTCCCTACGACGTGCACGACACGGGGCACGCGAGCACGTCGATCTCGGTGGCGCTGGGTCTCGCCGCTGCGCGCGATCTGAACGGCACGGACGAGACCATCGTAGCGGTGATCGGCGACGGATCGCTGACCGGGGGCATGGCGTTCGAGGCGCTGGACCATGCGGGCCACCTGGGCTCGCGGCTCATCGTGCTCCTGAACGACAACGAGATGTCGATCGCGCCCAACGTGGGGGCCCTGTCGAGCTACCTGGCGCGCGTGAGGCTCGACCGCCGATACCGTCGCCTCAGAGATGATGTCGAGTCGGCGCTCGCTCGCACAAGGGTCGGTGCGGCGATGGTGGCTGCCGGCGAGGCCGCCAAGGAGTCGGTGAAGCAGCTTATCGTGCCGGGGATGCTCTTCGAGGAGCTCGGCATCCAGTACGTCGGCCCCATCGACGGTCATGACATCGCCCAGGTGCAGAACGCGATAACCTGGGCCAAGAGCGCCGACGGTCCCGTGCTTGTGCATGCGGTCACGCGCAAGGGCATGGGATACACGCACGCTGAGGACCGCCCCGACGAGTTCCATGGCGTGAGCCCGTTCTCCGTGGAGACGGGCCGTGCGAACGGCGGCGGCCCCAAACCGCTCAGCTACACGCAAGTCTTCGGCGATGCGATCGTGACCGAGGCCGAGCGCGATCAGCGCATCGTCGCCATCACGGCGGCCATGCCGGCGGGAACGGGCCTCACGGCGTTTGCGGAGCGCTTTCCGGACCGGTTCTTCGACGTAGGCATAGCCGAGCAGCACGCGGTGGGTCTGGCCGCTGGGCTCGCACACGGCGGCCAGATACCCGTGGTAGCGATCTACTCGACCTTCATCCAGCGCGCTTACGACCAGGTGATCATGGACGCCGCTCTCCAGGGTCTCCACGTGGTCTTCTGCCTCGACCGAGCGGGCCTGGTGGGCGAGGACGGCCCTACGCACCACGGCGTCTTCGACCTCACGTTCCTGCGGGCCGTTCCCGGTCTCGCCGTGATGGCGCCGTCCAACGAGGCCGAGCTGGCGGACATGTTGCATACGGCACTCGCCATGGACGGCCCGGTGGCGATCAGGTATCCGAGAGGCGCTGGTCGCGGAGTGGCGCTGCCCGCTGAGCGGCGGATGCTCACCCCCGGTGTCTCCGAGACGGTGCGTCAGGGGGAGGACGTCGCCCTACTGGCCATCGGGCGGATGGTCGAGACCGCCGAGCGTGCGGCCGAGTCGCTCGCTGCGCACGGCGTCACGGCTGAAGTGGTGGACATGCGCTGGGTGAAGCCTCTCGACCGCGATGCGGTTAGGAGAGCTGCCGACAGGCCGCTCATCGTGACCCTGGAGGAGAACACCGGTGAAGGCGGCTTCGGCGGCGCCGTGATGGAGACCCTCGCTGAAGAGGCGATCACAGTCCCCGTCATGAAGATCGCGATCCCCGATTGCTTCGTGACGCACGGGAAGACGAGCATCCTGCTCGAAGAGGTCGGACTCACGCCTGAGTCGGTGACCGATGCGATCCTGCGGAGGCTGGCGGCTCTGCGCGAAGCGGAAGGTGCGATCTTAGATGACGGCGCGCAGGCTCGACGTCGAGCTCGTTAG
- a CDS encoding exodeoxyribonuclease VII small subunit, whose protein sequence is MADERYTFETARVRLEEIAAEARKKDTSLEKSLDLLEEGVRLANICTELVDHTDMSAAPAPGSGEVDGTGGPDDASGAGEVVVPDIEGTAAEDDVPGQPLNGADPDEGADATGDAQQADSSAE, encoded by the coding sequence ATGGCGGATGAGAGGTACACGTTCGAGACCGCGCGGGTCAGGCTGGAGGAGATCGCCGCAGAGGCGCGCAAGAAGGACACGTCGCTCGAGAAGAGCCTCGATCTGCTCGAGGAGGGCGTCCGCCTCGCGAATATCTGCACCGAGCTCGTCGACCACACGGACATGAGTGCCGCTCCTGCGCCCGGGAGCGGAGAGGTCGACGGCACCGGTGGACCGGATGATGCGTCCGGGGCCGGTGAGGTGGTCGTTCCCGACATCGAAGGCACGGCCGCTGAAGACGATGTGCCGGGTCAGCCGCTCAACGGCGCGGACCCCGATGAGGGTGCCGATGCCACGGGTGACGCGCAGCAGGCCGACTCATCGGCAGAGTGA
- the nusB gene encoding transcription antitermination factor NusB — protein sequence MMLERTRARRQALQILYQRDITGQDVRSILDTRSFNDEDGEPSDYCRQLVLGTEARQGEVDARIEATSQHWSLMRMPFVDRNILRLAVYEIMFEEDVPASVAINEAVELAKAYGGDDSPKFVNGVLGKIAELRGEPVPDDVTDDVEHEEGV from the coding sequence ATGATGCTCGAGCGAACCCGCGCGCGCCGTCAGGCGCTCCAGATACTCTACCAGCGCGATATCACCGGGCAGGACGTCCGGTCGATACTCGACACCCGATCGTTCAACGACGAGGACGGGGAGCCCTCCGACTACTGCCGCCAGCTCGTGCTCGGCACAGAGGCGCGCCAGGGCGAGGTGGATGCGCGCATCGAAGCCACCTCACAGCATTGGTCGTTGATGCGTATGCCGTTCGTGGACCGGAACATCTTGCGTCTGGCCGTGTACGAGATCATGTTCGAGGAGGACGTTCCGGCCTCGGTGGCTATCAACGAGGCCGTCGAGCTGGCCAAGGCGTACGGCGGTGACGATTCGCCCAAGTTCGTCAACGGGGTGCTCGGCAAGATCGCGGAGCTGCGTGGCGAGCCGGTACCGGACGACGTGACCGATGACGTGGAACATGAGGAAGGGGTCTGA
- a CDS encoding Asp23/Gls24 family envelope stress response protein produces MSEEITLDGIGVAPGVLETIAQVATQSVEGVAAIVPAAGGLAGLVPKGAARGVVVEVGEGNELTASVRISASYGRPLREVATEVQRAVTDALLTHTGQAVASVDVYVDGVVFPDEQ; encoded by the coding sequence ATGTCTGAGGAGATCACGCTGGACGGCATCGGGGTCGCCCCGGGCGTCCTCGAGACCATCGCCCAGGTGGCTACGCAGTCCGTGGAGGGCGTGGCGGCGATCGTGCCGGCTGCGGGCGGACTCGCGGGACTTGTGCCCAAGGGTGCGGCTCGCGGTGTGGTCGTCGAGGTGGGAGAGGGTAACGAACTCACCGCGAGCGTGCGGATCAGCGCATCGTATGGCAGGCCGCTGCGTGAGGTGGCGACCGAGGTCCAGCGTGCGGTCACGGACGCCCTGCTCACGCACACCGGCCAGGCGGTCGCTTCCGTCGACGTGTACGTCGACGGGGTCGTCTTCCCGGACGAGCAGTGA
- the accC gene encoding acetyl-CoA carboxylase biotin carboxylase subunit — translation MAAIRTLLVANRGEVALRVVRACKELGIRSVAVFSEADRDSLHARMADQAVCVGPAPSSASYLNMPNIISAALTSGADAVHPGYGFLAENAAFARACADSGLVFVGPSADAIERMGDKAVARSTMMAAGVPCVPGSDGIVETAEEALAFAREVGFPVLIKASAGGGGKGMRVAADESELVHNFTAAKTEAAAAFGNDEVYLEKYLSRPRHIEIQVLADTHGNAIYLYERDCSVQRRHQKLIEEAPSPALSEELRAAMGEAALKAVRAVDYVNAGTVEFLLDTDGSFFFMEMNTRVQVEHPVTEQITGVDIIKEQIRIAAGDRMTHASQDSVTLRGHAIEFRINAEDPIHNFRPHPGMVECFNPPGGFGVRVDSHVYGGYMVPPYYDSLLAKLIVWGETRDEAVARARRALDEFIVVGIPTTIPFHQFVVEEPHFVKAEVYTDYVEQHVDQAALNAFVIDGSRPEEGHDV, via the coding sequence GTGGCTGCGATACGGACACTGCTCGTCGCCAACCGCGGGGAGGTCGCACTCCGCGTCGTGCGCGCGTGCAAGGAGTTGGGTATCAGGTCGGTGGCCGTCTTCTCGGAGGCTGACAGGGACTCTCTCCACGCACGGATGGCCGACCAGGCCGTGTGCGTGGGTCCGGCGCCATCGTCGGCGAGCTACCTCAACATGCCCAACATCATCTCCGCGGCGCTCACGAGCGGCGCCGACGCCGTGCACCCGGGGTACGGGTTCCTCGCGGAGAACGCGGCCTTCGCCCGCGCATGTGCCGACTCAGGCCTCGTGTTCGTGGGTCCTTCGGCGGATGCGATCGAGCGGATGGGCGACAAGGCGGTGGCACGCAGCACGATGATGGCTGCCGGAGTGCCGTGCGTCCCTGGCAGCGACGGCATCGTCGAAACGGCCGAAGAGGCGCTCGCTTTCGCTCGCGAGGTCGGCTTTCCCGTGCTCATCAAGGCGTCCGCGGGCGGCGGTGGCAAGGGCATGCGTGTGGCCGCCGACGAGTCGGAGCTCGTCCACAACTTCACCGCGGCCAAGACGGAGGCCGCCGCCGCGTTCGGCAACGACGAGGTGTATCTCGAGAAGTACCTGTCGCGGCCGCGGCACATCGAGATCCAGGTGCTCGCCGATACGCACGGCAATGCGATCTACCTCTACGAGCGTGACTGCTCGGTGCAGCGGCGTCACCAGAAGCTGATCGAGGAGGCGCCCTCACCCGCGCTCAGCGAGGAGTTGCGGGCGGCGATGGGCGAAGCGGCCCTGAAGGCGGTTCGTGCGGTCGACTACGTGAACGCCGGCACCGTGGAGTTCCTGCTCGACACGGATGGCAGCTTCTTCTTCATGGAGATGAATACGCGCGTACAGGTGGAGCATCCCGTGACCGAGCAGATCACCGGCGTGGATATCATCAAGGAGCAGATCCGGATCGCAGCCGGCGACCGCATGACACATGCCTCGCAGGATTCGGTCACGCTTCGCGGCCACGCTATCGAGTTCCGCATCAACGCCGAGGATCCGATACACAACTTCAGGCCGCACCCCGGGATGGTCGAGTGCTTCAACCCGCCGGGAGGGTTCGGTGTCCGCGTGGACAGCCACGTGTACGGCGGGTACATGGTGCCCCCGTACTACGATTCCCTGCTCGCCAAGCTGATCGTATGGGGCGAGACCCGGGATGAGGCGGTCGCCCGTGCGCGCAGGGCGCTCGACGAGTTCATCGTCGTCGGCATCCCCACCACCATCCCGTTCCACCAGTTCGTGGTGGAGGAACCGCACTTCGTGAAGGCCGAGGTCTATACTGACTACGTTGAGCAGCATGTCGACCAGGCTGCTCTGAACGCGTTCGTGATCGACGGCTCCCGACCCGAGGAGGGGCACGATGTCTGA
- the accB gene encoding acetyl-CoA carboxylase biotin carboxyl carrier protein yields MRPVKITDTTLRDAHQSLWATRMELGDMLPILPKMDAVGYWSLEVWGGATFDAALRFLDENPWDRLRVIKQHCPNTPLQMLLRGQNLVGYRHYSDEIVDRFVKASHRNGIDVFRVFDALNDIRNITPAALAIKESGAHFEGAISYTVSPVHTLDSYIRYAEQLKDLGADTICIKDMAGMLTPFRTEKMVRALKDEVGLPVHVHCHYIGGMAPMNYLKAAEAGADIIDTAVVALAFGNSQPAVEMIVAALKESPYDSGLDLDLLFEIAQYWEDIRQAKQLKRGVTSLLHMEVFSHQVPGGMMSNLISQLELQNASSRLSDVLAEIPKVRAEVGYPPLVTPMSQIVGTQAVINVLTAKRWSVVPQEMKDYIRGLYGKAPGPMDPDVVASVLRDAEPLPADVRPASLVTTTYDQVAAEVGDLAHTEEDVLMYALFPNEARAFLERHREGAEGAVFMTGREIDHAREDDAVNVNHIAELVKLIESSDVTEIVVEEGDARVVVRKGGTSVEPSHHQHVPAPPAPAAPESPQVVDTTSTAGRPATWRAVTAPMVGTFYASPSPGADPYVMVGDTVAEGQSLCILEAMKLMNEIAAEEAGVIREVAAVNAQPVEYGAVLFYYEPVA; encoded by the coding sequence ATGCGACCGGTCAAGATCACCGACACGACGCTCCGCGACGCCCACCAGTCGTTGTGGGCCACCCGCATGGAGCTCGGCGACATGCTGCCCATCCTGCCCAAGATGGATGCGGTGGGTTACTGGTCGCTCGAGGTGTGGGGCGGCGCGACGTTCGATGCCGCGCTGCGGTTCCTCGACGAGAACCCCTGGGACCGGCTTCGCGTCATCAAGCAGCACTGTCCCAACACGCCGCTCCAGATGCTGCTGCGCGGCCAGAATCTGGTCGGCTACCGTCACTACAGCGACGAGATCGTGGATCGCTTCGTGAAGGCGTCGCACCGCAACGGTATCGACGTGTTCAGGGTCTTCGACGCGCTCAACGACATCCGCAACATCACGCCTGCAGCTCTCGCCATCAAGGAATCGGGCGCGCACTTCGAGGGCGCGATCTCGTACACCGTCAGCCCGGTGCACACGCTGGACAGCTACATCCGCTATGCCGAGCAGCTCAAGGATCTCGGCGCCGACACGATCTGCATCAAGGACATGGCGGGCATGCTCACGCCCTTCCGCACCGAGAAGATGGTGCGGGCGCTCAAGGACGAAGTGGGACTGCCGGTCCACGTGCACTGTCACTACATCGGCGGCATGGCGCCCATGAACTACCTCAAGGCCGCTGAGGCCGGTGCGGACATCATAGACACTGCGGTGGTGGCGCTCGCCTTCGGCAACAGTCAGCCGGCGGTGGAGATGATCGTGGCGGCGCTCAAGGAGAGCCCCTACGACAGCGGCCTCGATCTCGACCTGCTCTTCGAGATCGCACAGTACTGGGAGGACATCAGACAGGCCAAGCAGTTGAAGCGAGGCGTCACCTCGCTGCTGCATATGGAGGTCTTCAGCCATCAGGTCCCGGGCGGCATGATGAGCAACCTCATCAGCCAGCTCGAGCTACAGAACGCCAGCTCGAGACTGTCCGACGTGCTCGCTGAGATCCCAAAGGTCCGCGCCGAGGTGGGGTATCCGCCGCTCGTGACGCCGATGTCCCAGATCGTGGGTACGCAGGCGGTGATCAACGTGCTCACCGCCAAGCGGTGGTCGGTGGTCCCGCAGGAGATGAAGGACTACATCCGCGGACTGTACGGCAAGGCGCCCGGTCCGATGGATCCTGATGTCGTCGCGAGCGTCCTGCGCGATGCGGAACCGCTGCCCGCCGATGTCCGTCCGGCATCGCTGGTGACGACCACGTATGACCAGGTGGCCGCCGAGGTCGGCGACCTTGCGCACACTGAAGAAGACGTACTGATGTACGCGCTGTTCCCCAACGAGGCGCGAGCGTTCCTCGAGCGTCATCGCGAGGGGGCCGAAGGCGCTGTGTTCATGACCGGGCGCGAGATCGATCATGCCAGAGAGGACGACGCAGTGAACGTGAATCACATCGCAGAGCTCGTGAAGCTCATCGAGAGTTCGGACGTCACCGAGATCGTTGTCGAGGAGGGCGATGCCCGCGTGGTCGTCCGCAAGGGCGGCACGTCGGTCGAACCGTCACATCACCAGCATGTCCCCGCTCCGCCGGCGCCTGCCGCTCCGGAGTCGCCCCAGGTGGTCGATACCACATCCACCGCCGGGCGACCCGCAACGTGGCGTGCGGTGACCGCGCCTATGGTCGGCACGTTCTACGCGTCTCCGTCGCCGGGCGCCGACCCGTACGTGATGGTGGGCGATACCGTGGCCGAGGGCCAGTCGTTGTGCATCCTTGAGGCGATGAAGCTCATGAACGAGATCGCTGCCGAGGAGGCCGGCGTCATCCGTGAGGTGGCCGCCGTCAACGCGCAGCCTGTCGAGTACGGTGCGGTCCTCTTCTACTACGAGCCGGTCGCCTAG
- the efp gene encoding elongation factor P — protein sequence MAVATNQFKTGMCIMYSDKMYIIVDFQHVKPGKGGAFVRTKLKELKTGRVNDVTFRAGEKVDDVRVEQKRLQYLYSDGSAYHFMDTESYEQFEIAADFVGDAAKWLKENDEVQVVYAGGEMIGVEPPMFVELEVTETDPGFKGDTVQGGTKSATLETGAVVQVPMFVEQGDTLKIDTRDGSYITRV from the coding sequence ATGGCTGTCGCCACCAACCAGTTCAAGACCGGCATGTGCATCATGTACAGCGACAAGATGTACATCATCGTCGACTTCCAGCACGTCAAGCCGGGCAAGGGCGGCGCATTCGTGCGCACCAAGCTCAAGGAGCTCAAGACCGGCCGCGTGAACGACGTGACGTTCCGTGCAGGCGAGAAGGTGGACGACGTACGGGTGGAGCAGAAGCGTCTCCAGTACCTCTACTCGGACGGCTCTGCGTATCACTTCATGGACACCGAGTCCTATGAGCAGTTCGAGATCGCGGCCGACTTCGTTGGCGACGCGGCCAAGTGGCTCAAGGAGAACGACGAGGTGCAGGTGGTCTACGCCGGCGGCGAGATGATCGGTGTGGAGCCGCCGATGTTCGTGGAGCTCGAGGTCACCGAGACCGACCCGGGATTCAAGGGTGACACGGTCCAGGGCGGCACCAAGTCCGCCACCCTCGAGACCGGCGCCGTCGTCCAGGTCCCGATGTTCGTGGAACAGGGCGATACGCTCAAGATCGATACGCGCGACGGGTCCTATATCACGCGCGTGTAG